AGCGAGGGCTGGTGCAGCGTGAAACGCCACGCGGGCTTGCCGGGCGCGCCGATCCCCTTCGACTCGGCGGAACGGCGCGCGGCGGCCTTCGCGTGCGCGGGCAGGCCGGCGAGGCGCGATTCGTCCTCGACCACGAGCTGCCAGGCATTGGTGGCGTCGAGCACGTTTTCCGAGTATTTCTGCGTGAGCTGCGCGAGCTCGCTTTGCAGCGCCTCCAGGCGCGCGCGCCTGTCGTCGGGCAGGTCGGCGCCCTGCTGGCGGAAATCGAGCACGGTCTCGTCGAGGAAACGCTTGTGCACGCCGCGCAGCCCCGCCGCCGCCGCCGTGGCGGCAAAGGTTTTCAGGCGCGCCCAGAGCGCGGCGTTGAGCGGGATGCGCGCGAAAAACGCGGAGACCTTGGGCAGCATCGCGTTGTAGGCGTCGCGCAAAGCGGGCGAGTCGTTGACGGACTGGAGGTGCCCGACTTTTCCCCACGCCACGGAAAGGGGCTCGGTGGCGCGTTCGAGCGCGAGAAAGGTGTTTTCGTAGGTGAGCGCGGCGGGGTCGCGCGACGCGATGGCATCGATGGCGGCCTGCGCGCCGGTCAGGGCGCGCTCGATGTCCGGGCCGACATGCTCCGGCGTGAGCTGCGACCAGCGGATTTCGAAGGAGGAATCGAGAAAGGGATGTTCGGCGGAAGACGAGGACGCGGATGCGCCGGATGTTTTTTCCATGCCGACATGCACCCGCACCCAGCCGCGAATGTCAACAACGGCGCGGGCGCATTGAGCAAGGGAAACTCAAACTATTCCAGCAGGCAATTGAACGGTTCCATAAAGGGAAATTGGTTTTCAAAACCGCCCAATGATGGATGGTATGGTCCCCCTGTCTGTGCCACGCTCATTCTGTCTTCTCTCCTAAAAAATGCCACATGCGCGCAAACATACCCTCAGCGCCGCAACCGTCGTTATCCTGCTGTTTGCCGGCGGAATCATGATCGCATGGGAATGGGTGCATCGAGGATACCCTCTCCTTATCGAAAACACACCCATGCCATCCACGCCGTCCATCCAGCAAGAAGCTCCAAGCTTCACCACGCTGGCCGGGAACGAGGAAATTCTCGTCACCTTCTATGCATTCCATCCCCGCGACTACGCTCAGTTTTATCTCTTTTCAGGGAAAACGCCTTCGGAAATGCTGAGCTTCGACTGCACGGTCACATGGAGTGACTCCGACCGCCCCGTCATTGCTCCCGGAAAACTCGAAAACACCTACCCCCTTGCCCCATCTGATTTCACCGGCCTCGAGAAAATGCGCACGCTGCTGCGCAAACCACCGCCCGGCGACACCTGGTATCATGTCCATCCCGTGCATATCACGATCGCATACAGGCGCGACGGACGTCTTGTCGGTGAGGAACATTTTCAAGATGAACCCAGTTGGCTCCATGAATTTGAAATGGCAGCGGATGCGGAAGACGTGGCGCAGGCACGCGACCAAAGCGCCGTGGCCCTCGGCTTCGCTCCGTCGCTCCTCGATGGTCTTGTCACCCCATGGACAATAACCCGGCGCGCCCCCGTGCCCTCGCCTTGAGGGCCTTTTTCGCGCTATTCTCCCGCGCATTCTCTTCGCGAATGCGACTTGCCCGAAGCCCGGCAAGCCGTCCTAGTGTTGCCCGCATGAGCATCCTCAAACGAACTCCGCTCTTCGACTTCCATGTCGCGCATGGCGGGCGCATGGTCGATTTCGCGGGCTGGGAAATGCCCGTGCAATACAGGAGCATCCTCGACGAGCACAAGGCCGTGCGCCGCGCCGCCGGCCTCTTCGACGTCAGCCACATGGGCGAGGTCGATGTGCGCGGCCCCGGGGCGCTCGCATTCCTCCAGTCGCTCGTCACCAATGACCTCGCCAAAATGACGCCCGGCCGCGTCGTCTATTCGCCCATGTGCGGCGAAACCGGCGGCGTCATCGACGATCTGCTCGTCCACATGCGCGCGCCCGGTGATTATTTCCTCTGCATCAACGCCGGCAACATCGACAAGGACCTCGCGTGGCTCCGCGAGCGTCGCGCCGCCGCGCCCGGTCTCGATGTCACCCTCGCCGACCGCTCCGGCGACACCGCGCTCATCGCCATCCAGGGCCCGCGCGCCGCCGGCATCGTCCGCTCCCTCGCCTCCGGCCCCGCCGTGGCAGCCGCCCTCGACGACCTCAACTATTACCATTTCGCCACCGGCCTCACCATCGCCGGCATCCCCTGCTCCGCCGTCGCGCGCACCGGCTACACCGGCGAGGACGGCTTTGAGCTCTACCATCGCCCGGAGGACGCGCCGCGGTTCGCCGAGGCGCTGCTCGCGGCGGGCGCGCCGCTCGGTCTCGAACTCGCCGGACTCGGCGCGCGCGACAGCCTGCGCCTCGAAGCCGGCTTCCCTCTCCACGGCCACGAAATTTCCGGAGACATCTCGCCGCTTGCCGCCGGTCTCGCCTGGACGGTGAAATTCGCCAAAAACTCCGATTTCTGCGGGCGCGCCGCGCTCGAACGCGAGGCGCGCGACGGCTCCGCCCGCCGCGTGGTATTTTTCAAGACCGGCGACCGCCGCATCGTGCGCGCGGGCGCGGCCGTCATCGACGAGGCGGGCGCGCCGCTCGGCACCGTGCTCTCCGGCACGCTTTCACCCATCCTGAACGAGGCCATCGGCTCCGCGCTCATCGACACCACCGCGCTCGCTGCCGGCCGCGCGCTGCTCACCGACATCCGGGGGGCGAAAATCGCCCTCCATCCCGTCAAGCCGCCCTTTGTTGCATTGAAAAAATAATCCCTCGCCTCCTCCTCCTTAAGCTTCAACTTAAACTCCAGAAAACCATGAGCAACATTCCCGCCGATCTCAAATACGCGAAATCCCACGAATGGATCCGCCCCGGAGCCGACGGCATCGCCACCATCGGCATCACCGAATACGCGCAAAGCAGCCTCGGTGACATCACCTACGTGCAACTCCCGCAACCCGGAGCCGCGCTCAAGGCCGGCGATTCCTTCGGCGTGGTCGAATCCGTGAAAGCGGCCTCCGATCTCTACGCTCCGGTCGCCGGCACCGTCGTCGAGGTGAACGCCGGGCTCGATTCC
This genomic stretch from Termitidicoccus mucosus harbors:
- the gcvT gene encoding glycine cleavage system aminomethyltransferase GcvT, which translates into the protein MSILKRTPLFDFHVAHGGRMVDFAGWEMPVQYRSILDEHKAVRRAAGLFDVSHMGEVDVRGPGALAFLQSLVTNDLAKMTPGRVVYSPMCGETGGVIDDLLVHMRAPGDYFLCINAGNIDKDLAWLRERRAAAPGLDVTLADRSGDTALIAIQGPRAAGIVRSLASGPAVAAALDDLNYYHFATGLTIAGIPCSAVARTGYTGEDGFELYHRPEDAPRFAEALLAAGAPLGLELAGLGARDSLRLEAGFPLHGHEISGDISPLAAGLAWTVKFAKNSDFCGRAALEREARDGSARRVVFFKTGDRRIVRAGAAVIDEAGAPLGTVLSGTLSPILNEAIGSALIDTTALAAGRALLTDIRGAKIALHPVKPPFVALKK
- the gcvH gene encoding glycine cleavage system protein GcvH — encoded protein: MSNIPADLKYAKSHEWIRPGADGIATIGITEYAQSSLGDITYVQLPQPGAALKAGDSFGVVESVKAASDLYAPVAGTVVEVNAGLDSAPEKVNQEPYGGGWMLKLKIDDLAELDALLDAAAYAAIVG